GGCTGCTGCGTGTTACACACGAACTCCTCCTGCTCGTCCTCGAAGACGTCGCTGCCCACGGTGGCGAGGACCAGGATGCGGAACAGGAGCATCACCACCAGCCAGAAGCGGCCCACCATGGGCGAGTGCTCCTGCACGGCGTCCAGCAGCGAGCTCAGGAAGCCCCACTCGCCCATGGCCGCGCTGCGGGAGCGGGGTCAGCGCTGGGGGGACGCAGTGACCGCCGGGTCGGACCCTGGTGGCAGCACGGCCCCTCCAGCTCTGCATCATCCCACCATTCCCAAAGGCACCATGGCGTGCCCGCTCCCGGGAGggtgcccaggcactgccaggagtgtccccagcacccgCTGTGCCCGGGACTCGCTCCCCCAGGGATGggtccagcagggcaggaccagCAGGTTCCCCATCCCCggtccccctgcccagctcggcctggctgagctgtggcCCCCCACAAGAGCCCCGTACCTGCGTGGGCTGCGGTCCACGGTGTGCCAGCGCTGCTGGCAGCGGCTGTCCAGGGCCGTCCAGGACTGTCCGGTCTCTTTgtccagctgggatgggataatggtcCCACAGCCACGCCTGGAGTCCTTTTAAAGGGACAGAGCGCCCGCAGGGGCgcctggagggagggaagggctcaGCGCTGCCGGTGGGGCTCAAGGACAAaagctgccctgcccaggttGAGAGAGAGGTGGTGGCCCCCCCCCAGTGCAGAAACGCCCCCAAACTTTGTCCTTCCCAAACCCACAGGGCCTCAGGGTCCCCAGGCTACAGCACTCGGCCCCCAAAAGACGCCCCCATCACCCCCTGATGCATCCATCAGAGCCTGGGTACACCCGTGCCCTACAGTGCCTGGGGGATGCTCACAGCTGGCACCAGCCCTCTCTGCCCCAGGACGCTGTGCCAGGGTTGTTGAGGGTCCCATGGATCTTCCCAGGttgtccccagctctggcacgTGTAGAGTAATTCCTACAAAATCctgtgtggcacagccagggctcctgccagcccttgcccagtgctggcagcattTGGTGAGCCCTCAAATCCCCTTTCCAGTaaagggagcagagctcaggacaGCACAGGTCACCCTCAGACCCCCCTCATGCAATGCCAGGGTGGGCAAGTGCCTGatgccccagagcccagctcccatCCAACAACATCCCCAGCATCCCATCCAaagatttgggatgggaaactCCTGGTATGGACTCTGTGCTCCACTCTGTGTTCCCAGAGCTCTCCATGCACATGAGGGTGAtgccagagctcagggagcagccccacagcccacccATGGCTCTGTCATGGGTGTTGTGCAGCAAGAGGAGCTGTAAATAGCCCGGCCTGTGGAGGGGACGTGCTGGAGACGCTCTCCAGAGCCAGTGGAAAATCTGACAGAGCTTTCCACACTTGACTGGGTTCCAGCAAAGCACCGATAGCACGGGGGGCCCTGGGctttcatggaatcatggaatggtttggatgggAAGGGAGCTTagagctcatccagtcccatccccttccataggcagggacaccttccactggaccaggctgTTCCAACCTGGcattggacacttccagggatggggcagccacagctgctctgggcaagcAGCTCCCTCCGTGCTGGGGACCACAGGGGTGTTCACAAGAATTCAGCTGTGGAGCCACAGTGGCCACAGCCAGTGGGGAAGTGGCCAACCAGCCCAGCACCCCCCAGAGCTTGTGCCAAGCCCTTTGCTCTGACAGAGGGAGGGCTTAGCACAAGCTCTGAAGTTGTTatttcccaaaaaacccacgGTGAAGTGAAGAAAATAAGTACAAACATTTTTATTAGACAAATacttaaacaaacaaactcGGGACaagaacaaacacagaaatatttacataGTGAAGGAATAGTGCTGGAAACATGACTCCAGCTCACCTGAGTTGGGTAGTAGAActaaaaattaatgtattaGTACTATAAGATATTTCAAGAGGGATGTAtaaattttaaaggattttgcATGTTCTAAAGTCAACTTTAACACTAAAATGACCACAAAGTGTCAAATAATGGGGAAGAGGGAAGTGTGGCAGCACTTGCTGGGCACGTGGCTCCAGTGTTCACCAAAAAGGGGATGTTCCTGTTTAAACAAATCTAACTTAtctaaaaccaaagaaaaaaccaGCTGTGTTCACCAGTAATGAACAGTTTTGGAGTGGCTCACATTTGGTGAAGATTCCCTAGGCTGAGATGGTCTTTGGTGGGAGTTCTGGAGCGCTGCTGAAGGCTTGTTGTGGATctggagtttaaaattttcctaaGAACTCAAAACAGGTCGTCCTCAGAGGACTCCTCCAGGTACTGGACGGGTTTTTTGGCACGGCCAGGCCTGGCACGGGGCTGAGGTGCAGGGCTTTCATCACCAGAGTCAATGGTGAAGGTGTCTTCCTGTACCTTGGATTTCTGgagagaaagcaggaaaggaatCATGGATCTGAGCACCCACAGGGAACATGATGAGTACCACACGCCTGCTGtgccatggggacagtgggagcagGCCAAGGATCTGGGGTGTCTGACCCTTATGGGGGAAAGTTTTTTATCCCAGAGGGtgctcaggcactgcccaggctccccagggaatggtcacagccccaaggctgacacagctccaggagtgtttggaaaatgctctcaggcacagggtgggattgctggggtctcctgtgcagggctgggagttggactcaatgatccttgtgggtcacttccagctcagaatattccatgattctacgACCCTCCTCTTCCCCATTCCCCACTCCCAGGTAGAGGCTCAACCTCCACCAGCTTTTCCTGACAGGAGAACCCACCCCACACTCTGAGGTTCCCTCATTGCACAAACCTTTGATACAACAGATTTGGCAGGCTTTGAGCCAAAATCTGAATCGGAATCCGAATCCAAAGAGCTTGGCTGCCTCTTCACAGCCTTCCTCCCCTTGGCGTTGTCACCCCCGGCATGCAGGGCTCCATCCTTGGCTGCTGGCTTGGCTTTGGGTGCAGCCTTTTTCTTGGCCAGGATATCCATGATGGAGGGCTGGTTGTCTGGAACAGAACATGGTATTAAACCCCTGTTTCACTGCTCTCTCATTCCCACTTTGGGAATTACTTCCAATAGCAACAGGCTCCGTGCTGCCGCGGGGTCAGCGCGCAGGTCGGCTCCGTTTGAAGCTGGGTTTTCTAGAAAGATCTTTCTTCCACAGATGGTGAGGAATGAGGTTGTTTATCTGCTCAGTTCCGCTACATTTAGAGGATCAAATTAAAGAGTGCCCAAAGCAATTCACAGCCTATTTCAGATTGAAAAGTCCTGATCTCTCAAGGCTCCATAACCCATCTCAGACCTTCAAAATCCTGCACAGCAAGGAAGGAATTTCCCAAACACACAACTCATTCCTTCTTACctatattttcactttttaaaagagcATCTTGAAGCACAGCTTCCAGTTCAGCTCATTTCAGGCCATTTCTGAGTGATAACATGCTTTCTCAGTTTAGGAATGGAAGTAACACtattttcctgctgggatcaACACCGAGTTGATTCCATTTGGAATATACAAAATCGTGTCAAAGCCTGGGGTTTAAAAATCCCTGAGTCAAATGCTGGAGATGGATGAGATGGATCCAGCATTGAATAGATCAAACTACCCCCAAAAGCTTGCCTGCTTTCTTCCCAAAAAGACACGAAGTAGGACATTGACTGCAAGACACAAATTCCACTCGGATTATCCCTGCCAAGTATTACATAGCACTGTAGGAAGCATTCACTTTTCCTGTTCCCAAACTAAAATTCCCTCCCTCCTAGCATGTCCAACATGAACTAGAACACGATATGTTTGGAAACAGACCTCAAACATGACAACCAGAGAACCTCTGCCACAAACCTCAGATCTTTGCTGAAATGCAAACTCCGGTTGCCCAGGCCCTGGAATGCCAAGCGAAATCACCGGGACTGTTTCCCACAGGAATTATAATTGTTCTCAAAACCTGATGTTGCTGAGCTGCCCTTACCCTTGGTGGCTCCAGCCTTCTTGGCTGCTACAGTTTTTTTGGGCACAGCCTTGGTGCTCGGCACTGGGAcggatggagctgcaggagcctggctcACCTTGTCCTCAGGGACATCTTGGACTGGAAGAGGATAAGGAAAGCAGAAAGTCAGCCTGAAACAGCCAAATTATcccctctgctcttccctgtgcACTGCTGAGGGATTATAGAGCAATCCACGTGGTTTAAGAGGTCTCACACTCACCAGGAACAGCACTTGGCACTGCCTTTTGCTTGGgagcttttgctgctttttcagtggtttccctggaaaacaaaaccccaagatTTTAATTTAGTTTATGAGGCACTAAATAggggagtaaaaaaaaaatagcttttaacTTCTGTGTAGCATTAAGCACAATTTCCAGTGATTATGGAAAAATACTCACTTGGGAGCAGGTTTGGGCTTGGGAGGAGCCTTTTTCTTCGAGTTTGTGTCCGATTCAGAGTTGCCTTCACTGTCACCCTGGAATTCAGAGTCCTCGTCTGAGCTGGAGTGATTCGAGTCCGAAATGACCATGGGCTTGACTTTGGCTGATGGAAGAACACAGATGTGTTATTTTACACATTTGGCAATATGCagctctgtttatttttcaatattttagctgcagttattaaaaaataaagatctgAATAAAAACAAGCAGATGCTGAGTCTGCCAGGGAGAAGACTCCAAATGACAAATGTGTTCTGTCATTTGGAGTCTTCCAACCTCACCCACAACACATTTCATGTGCCAAGACAGTTGTGTAATTAAACCAAATAGCCATATTTCTCTAGTTgcccatttctgcttttccttgaaaatgtgCACAAACGGTAGAAATATTTAATAGTTTCAGACAGTAAAATAAAGTGGCCTTTTAAAGATGATTTCTCAATGTGATCTGAGGCTCTGGGAGGTCCCTATCCAGTCTCCACAAGGAGGACCATCCTTCTCCTGCATCCATGTCCTCACTCACCTGCTGCCTGGCGAACCACTCGCTCTCTTTGAGGAGGTGCTTCAAAGTCAGACTCTGAATCAGACCCTGAGTCAGACCAAGGGTTTCgtttcttggttttctttaatgGCTTGAAAGGCAGAGTGGCCTGTCTCTTAGCTCCTGAAAAATATTGGGAGGCAGTGCAGGATGAACCAGCAAACTTCCATGTATATCTAGTTCAGGCTCAGCAGTTCAAGCTCAGCTTAGAAATACACTGAATTCAGAGGATTCTGGcttaaacaaagagaaatagGAATCTATCCTGCTTGACTGTTATCCAGGATCACTTTCTCACCCAGTTTTTCCAAAATTACTGATCCTAGGTGTTGCTCACCACCTTCAGGAAGAGGTCAGATAACCAAACTGACAaccctttccctcttttccttggagggaataaaatcaaagcatttACCTTGCTCAGTCTTCAGCTTCTGTGCTAATTTCTTCTTCAGGCCTGCAGTCTCCTTCTCTCCGGATGTGTTTTCATCCTGATTCTCATCAAATTCAGTTTTTTCACTCTGCAGATGCAAGCAGATACCAAACAGTGAGTCAGCTCACAGAGAAGAGGCACATGGGGTAAtggaggaaggagctgcttATTTTAGCAATGTAAAGTAGTGGTACAAGAAATCTAAGTCTGTAAAATAAACTATGTGTAGAATTGATTACAGACAGATCTGTAAATTGGACAGGATCTGCCCCCAGATCAGGTGACTTAAAAGGCAAAATCCAACATGAACAAAAACAGGAACTCTGGCCCCACTCCTGAGCACTctggtcctgctgctgtgtgctggctctggggggggatggggatgcaggacaggacagggtgggatcaaaacaaaagcaagaatTATTTGGAAAAACTGTTGGGTGGAATCATTTGGAGGAAAAGAGTGACCTGTATGGCTTCCAGGGTCAAACAGGTGAAGGGATGGGTTATATCTCTCTGTTGGAAATGGCTGAATGACACAATTTCAACTAGTCCTATAAAAAGAGTTCAATCTTTTTTATCTCCTTGATAGAGAGAACAATGATGGCATTAAGTGGGTGAAAGCATTGCAGGATATGTAAAGGCTGTTCTGGAGAAGGGAATGTACTGGCTGTGCTTCCTGCCTGCTAGAGGGTTTATCAAATTCCCAAGACACCTGGAACAACCTTACTTACATCCACCCCCCTTTCTGAGCTaccagcccatccctggcagtgcaaTGTGCCAAAAAATCTCCCTCTAAGCCACCTCCTGATATGTGAGTCTGTTCTCCTTCAGACTGAGATACCCCTATTCCCAGTGGTTCCCAAATCCTCAGGAtgggtcctgtccctctccTTGAATAACTGCTTCAACAGGACAAGTCCAGCTAACAAGGACTCACATTTTTAGGACTGTATTGAAGAGGGTGTAAAAGAAGATGGAGCATTTGGAATATTCCTTTTTACCTTTACTTTCTTCTTAGTTTtcttctctgcctctgccttCATCTCAGCAGTGATCCGAGGAACAACCCTGATGCCATGAGGGGATGGCATCACTTCTGCCAGCTGGGCCTTCTTCACCTTTGCTTTCCCTCCTTTCACCTTCAGAGGTTTGCCAACAATCCCTGCACTCTCATCCTGTGCTTGCTTGGCCTCCACTACCTGCAGAGGGGAGCATAAAATAAcacaaagaaatacaaaagTCAATAAAGGGCTGGTGGATAAGATGAGGGAGTTGATTTTCTGCACTGAGCATTGACATACATCGAGTTCTTCAATGAAGGCAGCAAGGTCTTCCTTCCACAGGTCAGAGGGACTCTTCCTCTTCAGgttttccagctccttttcctaAAGGGAATCCCAGATAATCATCAATAACACATTGCAATCCACCAGCCAAAAATAACCTGTATAACACATAATATATTGTAAATATAATGCTTTTATAAGGAAAGGAAGGCACATACTTTGTTatccctctgcttgcagagctCATCTTTCTTCTCCTTGGTCAGATACCACAGGGGCATGTTCAGCAGGTAGTTGAAGTCAGggccagaggctgcagctgaTTCTTTGTCActctctttctcctcttcctcctcttcatcctAAAAGTGGATTTGAAACAAACACAGTCAACAAAAACCCTGACACACATGGGTAGGGCTACTGATCAAACACGGAAGCTCTTGGAATCCTGCTAACTGAAAAGCAACTTGGGCCTCTCTGAGGATTACAAAGCCTCAGAGCTCAGGGCCAGTTTGGGCATATTCAGAGGATGACTGAGGCATTACCTTGTTCTGAGCCTCCTTCCAAGCCTTCACTGGATCAGACTCGTACCCTCTTTGGATGAGAACTTGAATCAGCTCTTTCTTGGGTTTGTTCTCTGCAAACAGACGTTTCAGGATTGTCACTCAATGCCCACTACCAGTGGCTGTTAGGAGTGACAGATGAGCTTTACAGTTTGGATGCTGTGGCTGAAGCTGCTGAGCATCCTACAGAGCTCCAAACCAGCCTTTCCACATCACAGCTGGGACATGTGGAAGAGCCTGAACAACACCTGAAAAACTCCTCTTTAGCAGGAGATTTGTCAGGGAAGCATTGCTCCTGTACCAGCCAAAACAGTTTTAAtatttgtctttgtttccaTACATGCATTTCCCCAGTTTTAAGTAGTTTTTgaacttgggggaaaaaaggtatgATGGTATAAACATCAGGTGGAGAAAGAAATCCTTGATAGCTTGGTATAGCTTGCACCTCATTAGACATCACCCAGGAAATTTATGCTCTAAGTGCTCAACCACTGGAAATGCTTCAGCTGGAATTTGCTCCTTTTTAAGATATCAGAAACCATCAACCATGAGacacaaatacaaatgaaaccagctctggcagccttggaaCTACttattacaaaaaaacccaagaaaatgcatttcaagGGAATTATTTCTCTTCCTGAGTTCAGTCAGACAGACTAGAGCTGCTGGGATTACTGGGCTGCCTTCAGACACAAACCACAAAGCATCTTATGACACGTTGTCTGGCCGTGAAGGCAGCGGAACACAGCCCGGCTTTTACACCGAGGGGGAAAAGTTGATTGAAAAATGTGAATGTTGGGAACAAAGATCTGCTTCCTTTTCCAGCTCATGATTCTCAGATGCTGCTGCTTGAGTATCATCTAAGTTTGAAACCCCCAGTCCACTGAGAACGTGATTTGGAGTATTTTTGCAGAGGTTCACAAAGATAATGGAGAGAGATACAGATTCTTAAGAATGCATTTAACAGCAAACACTGCCCCTTTCTAAACCCACAAATAATTAACTCTTACTCCTCCCAAGTCAGAAATAAATGGGAATGATTGCTAAACTATTAAAAAATTCTCTCAAAAATTCTCAAACACAGAGCAGGTAAGCTACATAAGTATCCCATTGTCATTATTATGTGTATAATACACAGACCAAGGATACTCTGTGAAGCATTTTCCTCTTAGATGTCACAAGAACAGAGATAAGCCCTGGTGTGGTTTGTAAAAAccagcctggggctgagggggtgctgacagagctcaagagatcacccagttctcccagttccAATCCCAGTCACCAAGAACAACATACCAATCACAATTTTGCCATCTATTTTCTCCAGGATGAAGCGAGCCTGGTTGCTCAGCTTTGCAGACTCAGCACCCAGCATCCCAATGAGCCATTCCTTCCTCAGGTTGTAATATCGGAGCCGGAGTTCAAAGAACTCCTTAAGAATATCCTGCGGAGAGTCGTATTTCTTGAGAAAGCCGACATGGTCAAAAAGAACCtggaggaaaatgaaagaacAGGGGTGTTATGATGATAAAACTGATTCCAGACCCACTGAAAGTCACCTGTAACACAGGTGTGATGGTACCACCGGATTAGTAACCAACAAATTATCAAATCTCAGTGTTGTTCTAAAACTACTTCAGTTtgtgagcacagcagcagagacaattTTAGAATTTCAGTGTTCTTGAATACAAGCAGTAGAGTTAAGGTTACTTCAATCTTAGAGCTCTGTGCAGGACAAACATCTCGCATCAAAGCTTCACACATTGTCAGGAACCAGACGTTCAgtgcccctgctgctggctcacagagctctgcaaacTGTGATTTCAGATCATTTTGCCTCCTTCAGGCAAACCATCCACTCTGGACCCACTCCCAAGCCAGGCTCTTGACCTTTGAAAGCTGATTTAAAACCAGTAACAGCAGAAAAATCGAAGTGAATAGGTTACTGCCAAAGAGGATTTTTGTTTCACGCAACGACTGCAGCTGTCCACAGAGTCTGAGTTAAACCAAGAAATTCCTTCAGCAAAATCTGTCACGTACCATGGAGTTGCACGTTAAACTTGTTTGGAGTTTGAAGACCTTATGCAGCCCCACAGCTTCGGCTTCTGCTAGTTTATCTTCAGTCATCTTCACCACAAACCTCACCGTGGTGTCTGTGTGATATTCTTTGTAGTCTGTGATTAGAGGGGGGGTCTTCTCAGTGCCATTCAACATCGGCTCCAGAACCTGCTCTTTATATGTCtgaggaaagaaacaaagtcaGATCTAAACCCACTACTCACTTCTTGCTTTAAAGAGCAAAGTCGATATTCCAGAGCAGATTCCCTGTTTATTACCTGTGTCCATGTTCTGACAGGCAGCTCAGTGATCTCAATGGTTGTAGAATCAAGGATGGACACTTCACCACTTATCACATACTGATTAGGCCCCAGCTCATCTATGGTGCCCTTGAAATTCTTGTaactgggaagctgaggagcaaAAACACTGGATTCAGCTTTGTGTGGATGCCTCTTTTTTTAAGAATGCCCATAAAATACTCAATATGAGCTCAATAAACTAACAAGCAAgacatttgttttttaattatattatttacCATTGGCAGTGGCTCTTCTCCATCCATCAGCCGACGGATATTGTTAACAACTTCCCTGATATCAAAGTTGGGGATTTTACAGGCCCAGCCAGTGCCAATCCCTTCAGCTCCATTGACCAGCACCATTGGAATGATGGGCATGTACCACTCTGGCTCCACACGCTGGTTGTCATCATAGAGGAACCTCAGGATGTTGTCATCCATTGGTGGGAACACCAGGCGTGCCAGGGGACTGGAACAGAGAAGGGAATTTAAGCCCAAATTCTTGCTACAGAACATGACTGCCATGCAAAAAGAAACCTCCTTAATTTTTATTATCCCACCCAAATGTCTCCCTTTGgttctgcttccatttccatattCTCTGTGCTGATAGCCACGTTTCCACAATGAAACCTAGCACCTGAATCTCATTTCAATTGTTGCTACTCTGAGCATGCAAGTATAGCCCAAagttttaaagggaaaaatccaatttgtttttcattctaATTGCTGTAAAATGGAGTCCTTTAGTACAGTAAGAACTTAGGAATGCTGACCTGAGCATGGTGAAGATGTATCGAGGGCTGGCAGAGTCTTTGCCCCCGTGCAGCCTTGTGCCAAACTGACCAATGGGCTGGAGCAAGTTGAGGTTGTTGCTGCCCACAAAGTTTTGAGCCAAGTTAATGATGGTCATCATCAGTGCAGCCTGCAATAAAGGAGGTGCAAAGCTGTGCAATGCAGAATGGTTCAGGGGACGGACAAGTAAGGCAACATTCACACCAAGAATTTAACTGATACAGAGGATAAACTCCATTGATGAAATACTGGAGGAAATTCAAGGAAAATGCATCCCAAGACCATCTGAAATGTTCTAGTGACCCATGTCTCTATCTATTGCTGTCTACCTGCTCTGAAACCTCCAGTGAAAGATTCTGTCAGTCTCCACAGAGAACCTTGTGGTAGTGCTTAACTTTTCCTGACCCAAGCAGAAAGGTTATTAACATCTGCCTAAGTCCATCACAAATTAAGTAGAGTTTTCTTGTTCCGCTTTTTGAATGAACTATGCTCCCATGATGTCCAGACAGGACAGGCAGAGTGATGAACATCAGATTAAATTAATACTGAAGAATTAATTGTGGAAACAGCTAAAGAGCAACTTCCATTTGGTGTGCACACCCAAACACCTAATTCTGCTTTA
The DNA window shown above is from Molothrus aeneus isolate 106 chromosome 28, BPBGC_Maene_1.0, whole genome shotgun sequence and carries:
- the TOP2A gene encoding DNA topoisomerase 2-alpha isoform X2; its protein translation is MELSQSQSPLRPANENIVVGKPDGPKKLSVEHIYQKKTQLEHILLRPDTYIGSVELVTQQMWVYDEGIGLNCRDVTFVPGLYKIFDEILVNAADNKQRDKNMSCIKVTIDVENNTISVWNNGKGIPVVEHKVEKVYVPALIFGQLLTSSNYDDNEKKVTGGRNGYGAKLCNIFSTKFTVETGCHEYKKLFKQTWTDNMGKAGEMKLKYFDGDDYTCVTFQPDLSKFKMTVLDKDIVALMSRRAYDIAGSTKDVKVFLNGQRLPVKGFRSYVDLYLKDKVDETGNALKVIHEEVNSRWEVCLTLSEKGFQQVSFVNSIATTKGGRHVDYVADQLVTKIIDVVKKKNKNGVGVKPFQVKNHMWIFVNALIENPTFDSQTKENMTLQAKNFGSTCKLSEKFIKGAVGCGIVESILNWVKFKAQNQLNKKCSAVKHSKIKGVPKLDDANDAGSKNSLDCTLILTEGDSAKTLAVSGLGVVGRDKYGVFPLRGKILNVREASHKQIMENAEINNIIKIVGLQYKKNYEDQESLKSLRYGKIMIMTDQDQDGSHIKGLLINFIHHNWPSLLRHNFLEEFITPIIKAFKNKEEIAFYSIPEFEEWKANTQNYNSWKIKYYKGLGTSTSKEAKEYFADMAKHRIGFKYSGPEDDAAITLAFSKKKIEERKEWLTNFMEDRRQRKLHGLPEEYLYGKNTDYLTYNDFINKELVLFSNSDNERSIPSLVDGLKPGQRKVLFTCFKRNDKREVKVAQLAGSVAEMSSYHHGEAALMMTIINLAQNFVGSNNLNLLQPIGQFGTRLHGGKDSASPRYIFTMLSPLARLVFPPMDDNILRFLYDDNQRVEPEWYMPIIPMVLVNGAEGIGTGWACKIPNFDIREVVNNIRRLMDGEEPLPMLPSYKNFKGTIDELGPNQYVISGEVSILDSTTIEITELPVRTWTQTYKEQVLEPMLNGTEKTPPLITDYKEYHTDTTVRFVVKMTEDKLAEAEAVGLHKVFKLQTSLTCNSMVLFDHVGFLKKYDSPQDILKEFFELRLRYYNLRKEWLIGMLGAESAKLSNQARFILEKIDGKIVIENKPKKELIQVLIQRGYESDPVKAWKEAQNKDEEEEEEKESDKESAAASGPDFNYLLNMPLWYLTKEKKDELCKQRDNKEKELENLKRKSPSDLWKEDLAAFIEELDVVEAKQAQDESAGIVGKPLKVKGGKAKVKKAQLAEVMPSPHGIRVVPRITAEMKAEAEKKTKKKVKSEKTEFDENQDENTSGEKETAGLKKKLAQKLKTEQGAKRQATLPFKPLKKTKKRNPWSDSGSDSESDFEAPPQRERVVRQAAAKVKPMVISDSNHSSSDEDSEFQGDSEGNSESDTNSKKKAPPKPKPAPKETTEKAAKAPKQKAVPSAVPVPVQDVPEDKVSQAPAAPSVPVPSTKAVPKKTVAAKKAGATKDNQPSIMDILAKKKAAPKAKPAAKDGALHAGGDNAKGRKAVKRQPSSLDSDSDSDFGSKPAKSVVSKKSKVQEDTFTIDSGDESPAPQPRARPGRAKKPVQYLEESSEDDLF
- the TOP2A gene encoding DNA topoisomerase 2-alpha isoform X3, translated to MELSQSQSPLRPANENIVVGKPDGPKKLSVEHIYQKKTQLEHILLRPDTYIGSVELVTQQMWVYDEGIGLNCRDVTFVPGLYKIFDEILVNAADNKQRDKNMSCIKVTIDVENNTISVWNNGKGIPVVEHKVEKVYVPALIFGQLLTSSNYDDNEKKVTGGRNGYGAKLCNIFSTKFTVETGCHEYKKLFKQTWTDNMGKAGEMKLKYFDGDDYTCVTFQPDLSKFKMTVLDKDIVALMSRRAYDIAGSTKDVKVFLNGQRLPVKGFRSYVDLYLKDKVDETGNALKVIHEEVNSRWEVCLTLSEKGFQQVSFVNSIATTKGGRHVDYVADQLVTKIIDVVKKKNKNGVGVKPFQVKNHMWIFVNALIENPTFDSQTKENMTLQAKNFGSTCKLSEKFIKGAVGCGIVESILNWVKFKAQNQLNKKCSAVKHSKIKGVPKLDDANDAGSKNSLDCTLILTEGDSAKTLAVSGLGVVGRDKYGVFPLRGKILNVREASHKQIMENAEINNIIKIVGLQYKKNYEDQESLKSLRYGKIMIMTDQDQDGSHIKGLLINFIHHNWPSLLRHNFLEEFITPIIKAFKNKEEIAFYSIPEFEEWKANTQNYNSWKIKYYKGLGTSTSKEAKEYFADMAKHRIGFKYSGPEDDAAITLAFSKKKIEERKEWLTNFMEDRRQRKLHGLPEEYLYGKNTDYLTYNDFINKELVLFSNSDNERSIPSLVDGLKPGQRKVLFTCFKRNDKREVKVAQLAGSVAEMSSYHHGEAALMMTIINLAQNFVGSNNLNLLQPIGQFGTRLHGGKDSASPRYIFTMLSPLARLVFPPMDDNILRFLYDDNQRVEPEWYMPIIPMVLVNGAEGIGTGWACKIPNFDIREVVNNIRRLMDGEEPLPMLPSYKNFKGTIDELGPNQYVISGEVSILDSTTIEITELPVRTWTQTYKEQVLEPMLNGTEKTPPLITDYKEYHTDTTVRFVVKMTEDKLAEAEAVGLHKVFKLQTSLTCNSMVLFDHVGFLKKYDSPQDILKEFFELRLRYYNLRKEWLIGMLGAESAKLSNQARFILEKIDGKIVIENKPKKELIQVLIQRGYESDPVKAWKEAQNKDEEEEEEKESDKESAAASGPDFNYLLNMPLWYLTKEKKDELCKQRDNKEKELENLKRKSPSDLWKEDLAAFIEELDVVEAKQAQDESAGIVGKPLKVKGGKAKVKKAQLAEVMPSPHGIRVVPRITAEMKAEAEKKTKKKVKSEKTEFDENQDENTSGEKETAGLKKKLAQKLKTEQGAKRQATLPFKPLKKTKKRNPWSDSGSDSESDFEAPPQRERVVRQAAAKVKPMVISDSNHSSSDEDSEFQGDSEGNSESDTNSKKKAPPKPKPAPKETTEKAAKAPKQKAVPSAVPGEFQDVPEDKVSQAPAAPSVPVPSTKAVPKKTVAAKKAGATKDNQPSIMDILAKKKAAPKAKPAAKDGALHAGGDNAKGRKAVKRQPSSLDSDSDSDFGSKPAKSVVSKKSKVQEDTFTIDSGDESPAPQPRARPGRAKKPVQYLEESSEDDLF